One region of Polyodon spathula isolate WHYD16114869_AA chromosome 25, ASM1765450v1, whole genome shotgun sequence genomic DNA includes:
- the LOC121299609 gene encoding tubulin alpha-1C chain-like isoform X2, whose translation MRECISIHVGQAGVQIGNACWELYCLEHGIQPDGNMPGDQTAGGSDDSFSTFFCDTGSGRHVPRAVFVDLEPPVIDEIRTGPYRQLFHPEQLITGKEDAANNYARGHYTVGKEIIDLVLERVRKLSDQCTGLQGFLIFHSFGGGTGSGFTSLLMERLSVDYGKKSKLEFAIYPAPQISTAVVEPYNSILTTHTTLEHSDCAFMVDNEAIYDICRRNLDIERPSYNNLNRLIGQIVSSITASLRFDGALNVDLTEFQTNLVPYPRIHFPLVTYAPIISAEKAYHEQLSVSEITNACFEPANQMVKCDPRHGKYMACCMLYRGDVVPKDVNMAIAAIKTRRSIQFVDWCPTGFKVGINYQPPTVVPGADLAKVQRAVCMLSNTTAIAEAWARLNHKFDLMYAKRAFVHWYVGEGMEEGEFSEAREDLAALEKDYEEVGADSTEGDEDGDEY comes from the exons CGCGAGTGCATCTCAATCCACGTCGGTCAAGCGGGTGTGCAGATTGGCAATGCATGCTGGGAACTGTATTGCCTGGAGCATGGCATTCAACCAGATGGCAATATGCCGGGGGACCAGACCGCGGGCGGCAGCGACGACTCGTTTAGCACTTTCTTCTGTGACACGGGCTCAGGGAGGCACGTGCCTCGCGCCGTGTTTGTCGACCTGGAGCCCCCCGTCATTG acgAGATCAGGACGGGACCCTACAGGCAGCTTTTCCACCCGGAACAGCTGATCACCGGCAAAGAGGATGCTGCTAACAACTATGCCAGGGGCCATTACACTGTGGGAAAAGAGATTATAGATCTGGTGCTGGAGCGAGTCAGGAAACTG TCTGACCAGTGCACTGGGCTGCAGGGCTTCCTGATCTTCCACAGCTTCGGAGGTGGAACCGGTTCTGGTTTCACCTCCCTGCTGATGGAACGCCTGTCTGTGGACTACGGCAAGAAGTCCAAGCTGGAGTTCGCCATCTACCCGGCCCCCCAGATCTCCACGGCTGTGGTGGAGCCCTACAACTCCATCCTGACCACCCACACCACCCTGGAGCACTCGGACTGCGCCTTCATGGTGGACAACGAGGCCATCTACGACATCTGCAGACGCAACCTGGACATCGAGCGGCCGTCCTACAACAACCTCAACCGGCTGATCGGGCAGATCGTCTCGTCCATCACCGCCTCCCTGCGCTTCGACGGGGCCCTCAACGTGGATCTCACAGAGTTCCAGACCAACCTGGTGCCGTACCCCCGCATCCACTTCCCCCTGGTCACCTACGCCCCCATCATCTCAGCCGAGAAGGCGTACCACGAGCAGCTGTCCGTGTCCGAGATCACCAACGCCTGCTTCGAGCCCGCCAACCAGATGGTGAAGTGTGACCCGCGCCACGGCAAGTACATGGCCTGCTGCATGCTGTACCGCGGCGACGTGGTGCCCAAAGACGTCAACATGGCCATCGCAGCCATCAAGACCAGGAGAAGCATCCAGTTTGTGGACTGGTGCCccactggattcaag GTCGGAATCAACTACCAGCCCCCCACTGTGGTCCCAGGGGCAGACCTGGCCAAGGTGCAGAGGGCTGTGTGCATGCTGAGCAACACCACGGCCATCGCCGAGGCCTGGGCCCGGCTGAACCACAAGTTCGATCTGATGTACGCCAAGCGGGCCTTCGTGCACTGGTACGTGGGGGAGGGCATGGAGGAGGGGGAGTTCTCCGAGGCCAGGGAGGACCTGGCAGCGCTGGAGAAGGACTACGAGGAGGTGGGAGCAGACTCCACTGAGGGAGATGAAGACGGAGACGAGtactga